The following are encoded together in the Pan troglodytes isolate AG18354 chromosome 6, NHGRI_mPanTro3-v2.0_pri, whole genome shotgun sequence genome:
- the ORAI2 gene encoding protein orai-2 isoform X1, which translates to MTCLAPTMSAELNVPIDPSAPACPEPGHKGMDYRDWVRRSYLELVTSNHHSVQALSWRKLYLSRAKLKASSRTSALLSGFAMVAMVEVQLETQYQYPRPLLIAFSACTTVLVAVHLFALLISTCILPNVEAVSNIHNLNSISESPHERMHPYIELAWGFSTVLGILLFLAEVVLLCWIKFLPVDARRQPGPPPGPGSHTGWQAALVSTIIMVPVGLIFVVFTIHFYRSLVRHKTERHNREIEELHKLKVQLDGHERSLQVL; encoded by the exons ATGACCTG CCTGGCTCCCACCATGAGTGCTGAGCTCAACGTGCCTATTGACCCCTCTGCTCCTGCCTGCCCTGAGCCCGGCCACAAGGGCATGGATTACCGGGACTGGGTCCGCCGCAGCTACCTGGAACTGGTCACCTCTAACCACCACTCGGTACAGGCCCTGTCGTGGCGGAAGCTCTACCTGAGCAGGGCCAAGCTGAAGGCCTCCAGCAGGACCTCCGCCCTCCTCTCCGGCTTTGCCATG GTGGCCATGGTGGAGGTGCAGCTGGAGACGCAGTACCAGTACCCGCGGCCACTGCTGATTGCCTTCAGCGCCTGCACCACGGTGCTGGTGGCCGTGCACCTGTTCGCCCTCCTCATCAGCACCTGCATCCTGCCCAACGTGGAGGCCGTGAGCAACATCCACAACCTGAACTCCATCAGCGAGTCCCCGCACGAGCGCATGCACCCCTACATCGAGCTGGCCTGGGGCTTCTCCACCGTGCTCGGCATCCTACTCTTCCTGGCCGAGGTGGTGCTGCTCTGCTGGATCAAGTTCCTCCCCGTGGATGCCCGGCGCCAGCCTGGCCCCCCACCTGGCCCTGGGAGTCACACGGGCTGGCAGGCCGCCCTGGTGTCCACCATCATCATGGTGCCCGTGGGCCTCATCTTCGTGGTCTTCACCATCCACTTCTACCGCTCCCTGGTGCGCCACAAAACGGAGCGCCACAACCGCGAGATCGAGGAGCTCCACAAGCTCAAGGTCCAGCTGGACGGGCATGAGCGCAGCCTGCAGGTCTTGTGA
- the ORAI2 gene encoding protein orai-2 isoform X3, producing MSAELNVPIDPSAPACPEPGHKGMDYRDWVRRSYLELVTSNHHSVQALSWRKLYLSRAKLKASSRTSALLSGFAMVAMVEVQLETQYQYPRPLLIAFSACTTVLVAVHLFALLISTCILPNVEAVSNIHNLNSISESPHERMHPYIELAWGFSTVLGILLFLAEVVLLCWIKFLPVDARRQPGPPPGPGSHTGWQAALVSTIIMVPVGLIFVVFTIHFYRSLVRHKTERHNREIEELHKLKVQLDGHERSLQVL from the exons ATGAGTGCTGAGCTCAACGTGCCTATTGACCCCTCTGCTCCTGCCTGCCCTGAGCCCGGCCACAAGGGCATGGATTACCGGGACTGGGTCCGCCGCAGCTACCTGGAACTGGTCACCTCTAACCACCACTCGGTACAGGCCCTGTCGTGGCGGAAGCTCTACCTGAGCAGGGCCAAGCTGAAGGCCTCCAGCAGGACCTCCGCCCTCCTCTCCGGCTTTGCCATG GTGGCCATGGTGGAGGTGCAGCTGGAGACGCAGTACCAGTACCCGCGGCCACTGCTGATTGCCTTCAGCGCCTGCACCACGGTGCTGGTGGCCGTGCACCTGTTCGCCCTCCTCATCAGCACCTGCATCCTGCCCAACGTGGAGGCCGTGAGCAACATCCACAACCTGAACTCCATCAGCGAGTCCCCGCACGAGCGCATGCACCCCTACATCGAGCTGGCCTGGGGCTTCTCCACCGTGCTCGGCATCCTACTCTTCCTGGCCGAGGTGGTGCTGCTCTGCTGGATCAAGTTCCTCCCCGTGGATGCCCGGCGCCAGCCTGGCCCCCCACCTGGCCCTGGGAGTCACACGGGCTGGCAGGCCGCCCTGGTGTCCACCATCATCATGGTGCCCGTGGGCCTCATCTTCGTGGTCTTCACCATCCACTTCTACCGCTCCCTGGTGCGCCACAAAACGGAGCGCCACAACCGCGAGATCGAGGAGCTCCACAAGCTCAAGGTCCAGCTGGACGGGCATGAGCGCAGCCTGCAGGTCTTGTGA
- the ORAI2 gene encoding protein orai-2 isoform X2, whose translation MVEVQLETQYQYPRPLLIAFSACTTVLVAVHLFALLISTCILPNVEAVSNIHNLNSISESPHERMHPYIELAWGFSTVLGILLFLAEVVLLCWIKFLPVDARRQPGPPPGPGSHTGWQAALVSTIIMVPVGLIFVVFTIHFYRSLVRHKTERHNREIEELHKLKVQLDGHERSLQVL comes from the coding sequence ATGGTGGAGGTGCAGCTGGAGACGCAGTACCAGTACCCGCGGCCACTGCTGATTGCCTTCAGCGCCTGCACCACGGTGCTGGTGGCCGTGCACCTGTTCGCCCTCCTCATCAGCACCTGCATCCTGCCCAACGTGGAGGCCGTGAGCAACATCCACAACCTGAACTCCATCAGCGAGTCCCCGCACGAGCGCATGCACCCCTACATCGAGCTGGCCTGGGGCTTCTCCACCGTGCTCGGCATCCTACTCTTCCTGGCCGAGGTGGTGCTGCTCTGCTGGATCAAGTTCCTCCCCGTGGATGCCCGGCGCCAGCCTGGCCCCCCACCTGGCCCTGGGAGTCACACGGGCTGGCAGGCCGCCCTGGTGTCCACCATCATCATGGTGCCCGTGGGCCTCATCTTCGTGGTCTTCACCATCCACTTCTACCGCTCCCTGGTGCGCCACAAAACGGAGCGCCACAACCGCGAGATCGAGGAGCTCCACAAGCTCAAGGTCCAGCTGGACGGGCATGAGCGCAGCCTGCAGGTCTTGTGA
- the ALKBH4 gene encoding alpha-ketoglutarate-dependent dioxygenase alkB homolog 4, translated as MAAAAAETPEVLRECGCKGIRTCLICERQRGGDPPWELPPAKTYRFIYCSDTGWAVGAEESDFEGWAFPFPGVMLIEDFVTREEEAELVRLMDRDPWKLSQSGRRKQDYGPKVNFRKQKLKTEGFCGLPSFSREVVRRMGLYPGLEGFRPVEQCNLDYCPERGSAIDPHLDDAWLWGERLVSLNLLSPTVLSMCREAPGSLLLCSAPSAAPEALVDSVIAPSRSVLCQEVEVAIPLPARSLLVLTGAARHQWKHAIHRRHIEARRVCVTFRELSAEFGPGGRQQELGQELLQIALSFQGRPV; from the exons ATGGCGGCGGCTGCCGCCGAGACCCCCGAAGTCCTTCGGGAATGCGGTTGCAAGGGCATCCGGACCTGTCTGATCTGCGAGCGGCAGCGCGGCGGTGACCCGCCCTGGGAGCTGCCCCCAGCG AAAACATACCGTTTCATTTACTGCTCCGACACCGGCTGGGCCGTGGGCGCAGAGGAGTCTGACTTTGAGGGCTGGGCCTTCCCCTTCCCAGGAGTGATGCTGATCGAGGACTTTGTGACCCGGGAGGAAGAAGCCGAGTTGGTGCGGCTCATGGACCGTGACCCCTGGAAGCTCTCCCAGTCTGGACGGAGGAAGCAG GACTATGGCCCCAAAGTCAACTTTCGGAAACAGAAGCTAAAGACCGAGGGCTTCTGCGGCCTCCCCAGCTTCAGCCGGGAGGTGGTGCGGAGGATGGGCCTCTACCCGGGGCTTGAGGGCTTCCGGCCCGTCGAGCAGTGCAACCTGGACTACTGCCCCGAGCGGGGCTCTGCCATCGACCCCCACCTGGACGACGCCTGGCTGTGGGGGGAGCGGCTggtcagcctcaacctcctgtccCCCACCGTGCTGTCCATGTGTCGGGAGGCGCCCGGGAGCCTGCTCCTCTGCTCGGCCCCGTCAGCTGCCCCGGAGGCCTTGGTGGACAGCGTGATAGCACCCAGCCGGTCGGTGCTatgccaggaggtggaggtggccaTCCCCTTACCCGCCCGCTCCCTGCTGGTCCTCACCGGGGCAGCACGGCACCAGTGGAAGCATGCCATCCACCGCAGACACATCGAGGCCCGCCGCGTCTGCGTCACTTTCCGGGAGCTGTCGGCTGAGTTTGGCCCTGGAGGGAGGCAGCAAGAGCTGGGCCAGGAACTGCTGCAGATCGCCCTCTCCTTCCAGGGAAGACCCGTGTGA
- the LRWD1 gene encoding leucine-rich repeat and WD repeat-containing protein 1: MGPLSARLLMQRGRPKSDRLGKIRSLDLSGLELLSEHLDPKLLCRLTQLQELDLSNNHLETLPDNLGLSHLRVLRCANNQLGDVTALCQFPKLEELSLEGNPFLTVNDNLKVSFLLPTLRKVNGKDASSTYSQVENLNRELTSRVTAHWEKFMATLGPEEEAEKAQADFVKSAVRDVRYGPESLSEFTQWRVRMISEELVAASRTQVQKANSPEKPPEAGAAHKPRARLAALKRPDDVPLSLSPSKRACASPSAQVEGGPVAGSDGSQPAMKLEPLHFLQCHSKNNSPQDLETQLWACAFEPAWEEGATSQTVATCGGEAVCVIDCQTGIVLHKYKAPGEEFFSVAWTALMVVTQAGHKKRWSVLAAAGLRGLVRLLHVRAGFCCGVIRAHKKAIATLCFSPAHETHLFTASYDKRIILWDIGVPNQDYEFQASQLLTLDTTSIPLRLCPVASCPDARLLAGCEGGCCCWDVRLDQPQKRRVCEVEFVFSEGSEASGRRVDGLAFVNEDIVASKGSGLGTICLWSWRQTWGGRGSQSTVAVVVLARLQWSSTELAYFSLSACPDKGIVLCGDEEGNVWLYDVSNILKQPPLLPAALQAPTQILKWPQPWALGQVVTKTMVNTVVANASFTYLTALTDSNIVAIWGRM; encoded by the exons ATGGGCCCCCTCTCGGCGCGGCTGCTAATGCAGCGCGGGCGCCCCAAGAGCGACCGGCTGGGGAAGATCCGGAGTCTGGA CCTGTCAGGATTGGAGCTGCTTTCCGAGCACCTGGACCCCAAGCTCCTGTGCCGCCTGACGCAGCTGCAGGAGCTTGACCTGTCTAACAACCACCTGGAGACGCTGCCGGACAACCTGGGCCTGTCCCACCTGCGTGTCCTCCGCTGCGCCAACAACCAGCTGGGGGATGTTACTGCCTTGTGCCAGTTCCCCAAGCTCGAGGAACTCAGCCTGGAGGGCAACCCCTTCCTGACG GTTAATGACAACCTGAAAGTCTCCTTTCTCCTGCCCACGCTCCGTAAGGTCAATGGCAAGGATGCGTCCTCAACTTACTCTCAGGTGGAGAACCTGAATCGGGAGCTGACCAGCAGG GTCACAGCTCACTGGGAGAAGTTCATGGCCACACTGGGTCCTGAAGAGGAGGCTGAGAAGGCCCAGGCGGACTTTGTGAAGTCGGCTGTCAGGGATGTCCGCTACGGGCCCGAGTCCCTCAGCGAGTTCACCCAGTGGCGG GTGCGGATGATCTCTGAGGAGCTGGTGGCCGCCAGCAGGACCCAGGTGCAAAAGGCTAACAGCCCAGAGAAGCCCCCAGAAGCTGGAGCTGCCCACAAGCCCAGG GCCAGACTGGCGGCCTTGAAACGGCCAGACGACGTCCCACTCAGCCTCTCTCCCAGCAAGCGGGCGTGTGCCTCCCCGTCGGCCCAGGTGGAGGGCGGCCCTGTGGCAGGCTCCGATGGCAGCCAG CCTGCCATGAAGCTGGAGCCCCTGCACTTCCTGCAGTGCCACAGCAAGAACAACAGCCCCCAGGACCTCGAGACCCAGCTGTGGGCCTGTGCCTTCGAGCCGGCCTGGGAGGAGG GGGCCACATCCCAGACCGTGGCCACGTGCGGCGGGGAGGCTGTGTGCGTAATTGATTGCCAGACGGGCATCGTGCTCCACAAGTACAAGGCACCCGGCGAG GAGTTCTTTTCTGTGGCCTGGACCGCTCTGATGGTGGTCACACAGGCTGGCCACAAGAAGCGCTGGAGTGTGCTGGCGGCTGCAGGCCTACGGGGCCTGGTCCGGCTGCTGCACGTGCGTGCCGGCTTCTGCTGCGGGGTCATCCGGGCCCACAAGAAGGCCATCGCCACCCTGTGCTTCAGCCCCGCCCACGAGACCCATCTCTTCA CGGCCTCCTATGACAAGCGGATCATCCTCTGGGACATTGGGGTGCCCAACCAGGACTACGAATTCCAGGCCAG CCAGCTGCTCACACTGGACACCACCTCTATCCCCCTGCGCCTCTGCCCTGTCGCCTCCTGCCCGGACGCCCGCCTGCTGGCCGGCTGCGAgggcggctgctgctgctgggacGTGCGGCTGGACCAGCCCCAAAAGAGGAG GGTGTGTGAAGTGGAATTCGTCTTCTCTGAGGGCTCCGAGGCATCTGGACGGAGAGTGGATGGGCTGGCATTTGTGAATGAGGACATCGTGG CCTCCAAGGGGAGCGGCCTGGGCACCATCTGCCTGTGGAGCTGGAGGCAGACGTGGGGGGGCCGGGGCAGCCAGTCCACGGTGGCAGTGGTGGTCCTGGCGCGGCTGCAGTGGTCGTCCACCGAGTTGGCCTACTTCTCGCTCAGTGCCTGCCCTG ATAAGGGGATTGTGCTCTGTGGGGATGAGGAGGGCAACGTGTGGCTCTACGACGTCAGCAACATCCTGAAGCAGCCACCCCTGCTGCCGGCAGCCCTGCAGGCCCCCACGCAG ATCCTGAAGtggccccagccctgggcccTTGGCCAGGTGGTGACCAAGACCATGGTGAACACGGTGGTGGCCAATGCCTCCTTCACCTACCTCACTGCCCTGACGGACTCCAACATCGTAGCCATCTGGGGGAGGATGTAG
- the POLR2J gene encoding DNA-directed RNA polymerase II subunit RPB11-a isoform X3: MNAPPAFESFLLFEGEKKQLLKDPQVLFAGYKVPHPLEHKIIIRVQTTPDYSPQEAFTNAITDLISELSLLEERFRVAIKDKQEGIE, encoded by the exons ATGAACGCCCCTCCAGCCTTCGAGTCGTTCTTGCTCTTCGAGGGCGAGAAGAA ACAACTCCTAAAGGACCCGCAAGTGCTATTTGCTGGCTACAAAGTCCCCCACCCCTTGGAGCACAAGATCATCATCCGAGTGCAAACCACGCCGGACTACAGCCCCCAGGAAGCCTTTACCAACGCCATCACCGACCTCATCAGTGAGCTGTCCCTGCTGGAGGAGCGCTTCCGG GTGGCCATAAAAGACAAGCAGGAAGGAATTGAGTAG
- the POLR2J gene encoding DNA-directed RNA polymerase II subunit RPB11-a isoform X2, with product MNAPPAFESFLLFEGEKKITINKDTKVPNACLFTINKEDHTLGNIIKSQLLKDPQVLFAGYKVPHPLEHKIIIRVQTTPDYSPQEAFTNAITDLISELSLLEERFRVAIKDKQEGIE from the exons ATGAACGCCCCTCCAGCCTTCGAGTCGTTCTTGCTCTTCGAGGGCGAGAAGAA GATCACCATTAACAAGGACACCAAGGTACCCAATGCCTGTTTATTCACCATCAACAAAGAAGACCACACACTGGGAAACATCATTAAATC ACAACTCCTAAAGGACCCGCAAGTGCTATTTGCTGGCTACAAAGTCCCCCACCCCTTGGAGCACAAGATCATCATCCGAGTGCAAACCACGCCGGACTACAGCCCCCAGGAAGCCTTTACCAACGCCATCACCGACCTCATCAGTGAGCTGTCCCTGCTGGAGGAGCGCTTCCGG GTGGCCATAAAAGACAAGCAGGAAGGAATTGAGTAG
- the POLR2J gene encoding DNA-directed RNA polymerase II subunit RPB11-a isoform X1, with product MNAPPAFESFLLFEGEKKITINKDTKVPNACLFTINKEDHTLGNIIKSQLLKDPQVLFAGYKVPHPLEHKIIIRVQTTPDYSPQEAFTNAITDLISELSLLEERFRVRAGPGGADGVGWTLARVHRPGTALACFFGGTGGEAVVMEEQGLPPQAPGHVD from the exons ATGAACGCCCCTCCAGCCTTCGAGTCGTTCTTGCTCTTCGAGGGCGAGAAGAA GATCACCATTAACAAGGACACCAAGGTACCCAATGCCTGTTTATTCACCATCAACAAAGAAGACCACACACTGGGAAACATCATTAAATC ACAACTCCTAAAGGACCCGCAAGTGCTATTTGCTGGCTACAAAGTCCCCCACCCCTTGGAGCACAAGATCATCATCCGAGTGCAAACCACGCCGGACTACAGCCCCCAGGAAGCCTTTACCAACGCCATCACCGACCTCATCAGTGAGCTGTCCCTGCTGGAGGAGCGCTTCCGGGTGAGGGCGGGGCCTGGAGGGGCAGACGGGGTGGGCTGGACACTGGCCCGTGTGCACAGGCCTGGGACAGCCCTGGCCTGTTTCTTCGGAGGTACTGGGGGAGAGGCAGTGGTGATGGAAGAGCAGGGACTTCCACCACAGGCTCCAGGACATGTGGACTGA